The genome window aaagtattcacaccccttgaacttttccacattttgtcacgttacaactacaaacataaatgtattatattggGATTTTACGTGGGAttttattcttctttgcaaaatagctcaaACTCAGTCAGATTAAATAGAGAGCATCTGTGAACAGCAATTTGCTTCTCACTGGACAGCACAGATTCTCATTGGATTTAAGTCTGGACTTTAATTGCaccattctaacacatgaatatgctttgatctaaaccattctATTGTACATCTtgctgtatatttactgtatggtcATCATTGTGCTGAAAGTCAACCTCCACCCTGTCTCAAGTCTCTAACAGGTATTTTTCTTAGATTTCCATGTATTTGTCTCAATCCATCTTTCCATGAACCAGCTATCTCTTCTGAAGAAAAGCATCTCCACAatatgatgctgccaccaccatgtttcatggtggggatggtgtaTTCAAGTTGGTGTGGATTATTCAGGCCaaaaatttttgttcttttcaatTCTTCCACATGGTTGCTGTGTCCCCCTCATGGTCTCCCTCACAGGACTTTCTTTCAACAATGTCTTCCTTCTTGCCAATCATCCATAAAAGGCAGATTTGTGGACTAATGGTTGTTCAGTAAACAGATTCttccacctgagctgtggattactgcagctcctccagagttactGTGGGCctcttctctgattaatgctctccttgcCCAGCCTGTTAGTTTAGGTGGAGGGCCATGTCTTGGTAAGTTTGCAATTGTTCCATACTCTTTTCATTGTtagatgatggattgaacagtgctCTGTGAGATTTTTaaagcttgggatattttttttctaacctagccctgctttaaacttttaGCATTTATTATTTGTCCTCCACTTCACAAGTATGTGCCACTTTGTCTTGGTCTATCTTCATAAAACacagataaaatacattttaaaaaagaaattacatttgCAAATTGTCAGTGTAAATGTGTCCGTAAAGTGACCGTGAATATTGTCATTATTGTCATCTTTTACATAGACAGTCATCTgttgcatttaaataatattgaaattataaatattaaagttgAGGCTAGAGGCAATTATGTAATGTTTAGCATTATGGAGTAAGCAATGGGTTATAAAAAGTCACgtgtctttttttcctcctcacaATAAAAAGCATATTAAAGGCTTATTAGCCTGTTTCTTTCCTAATACCATAGAAGTCACTGATTTCATAATTATCTAGATAGGACGTTAATCTTTAATTGCTGTTAAATTTTAGATATAAACTTTATATTATAAATCTGGTTAGTTAATTATATGtctgtgtagtgtgtgtgcagcaAACTTATTTTGACCAGtttattttccctttttgaAATTTTGGAGCTTTTGTTTTTACCTCACACTTGAGTACGTTTACCCCTCACATTGAGTAATATTTTGACACATGATCCAGTGTTTCACTTCAGTGCAATCATTTCTCGGAACTGTTTCCACACGTCAACatctcattcattcatcatgaaCTTCCCCGTCTGAGTGCTGCGCATGCGCAGTGTCGTAAGAACAGGTAGTGAAACCGGCTGTGAAGTACAGTACCCTTCTTAAGGAGTGCGGCTCTGCTTTGAAGAACATCTCTGTCTCACTGGGCTGTTTAACGGTTCACATCATTGGCTTAAACGATCGTTGACTTGATTCAGAAAGCATGATCATATCATTAGGAATgtaaagttgttgttgttgttttttttcccatgtaagGGGTAAACACGACCATTTCATCCGTGAGACTTGTGCTTTCTGCCTGGGTGAGAATGCGGAACCCCATCCGGAGGTACCCGTGGCTGACTAACGTGACCCTGTACTCGGGGCTGTACGCCGGCGGGGACTTGATGCAGCAGTATTTATCGAATAAAAAGGATCGAAAGATCGACTGGAGGCGCACAAGAAACGTCGCGATCGTCGCTTTCTGCTTTAACGGCAACTTCAACTTTTTTTGGATGCGCTTCTTGGAGCGCAAACTTCCCGGAAGTTCCGTGAGCACAGTGTTGCGGAAACTTCTAATGGACCAGACCATCTCCTTACCTCTGGCCATTAGCGCCTTCTATACAGGTTGGATCAGGTTCACTACTTATTGTTACTTCTGTTACAAACTACTGCAATTACTATCACCTTTATTTCCACCACTTGATTTCTACTAATTAATCTCATTGTATTACTATTAGAACTGTTAGTGCTACCACTACTACAGCACTACTTCTCCCACCACTACTAATACACTTCTACTAACACTTCCACTTCTTTAACTAAGTTTAATATTGCCACACTGTAAAACcaaataagttggcaaaactcaaacaatttttttaagtaatgatgtttccagttttaagtaaacaAAACTATTAGGttgttgtactcattcatattaatcgTTTTTTACTTGCATTATTAAGTAGCCTAACTCATTTGTTGTTGCacatcaaataaattgttgttggtctttcagcaatgggtcgctacagcagacaatcttgtctgcacacaagcttggcacagattttacaccagatgcccttcctgacacaatccttccattttatctgggcttgggacaggcacttccagttgttgggaatcgaacctggacctttCGCAtagcaggcgaaacacctaccactgagccaccagtgtccTATTGCCCTGATgatgtcagacacaaaatcgctagtctgaaagattttaagttggtggaactttaaggtgacagttagtgttacttaagtacttacagatacttaaaatatcaaatttgttcagctaacttgaaaagtgtcattgctacaaactcataaataccaaaaagttctaaatactcatcaaggtctattaattggaactaattgtaattatttaagttaacagtacttcATATGTTTagttactttgagcattagggtttacagtgcagTACTGCCACTAGTAATACTAACTCCTCCTGGTTCTACCGAATGCCACCATGATAGCACTACTACATTGTGTCTGCTACTAATAATATTACTACTGCACGAACAGTGGCTTAGTATTTAGCACTGTCGTTTTGTTCCCCCgaggtctttttttattttttttctattttatgacttacattttatataattttttattattggagCGGTTACAGGTTAAGGGCCAGACAATGGAAATTGTTTGGAACTCAAACCCAgaaccttctgatcagaaatCCAGcactttaaccactgagctactgcTACCACTACTTCTACTTTTAGTACTAGTACTACTTAATGTGTACTATAAAGTAGAATACTACTAGTTCATCACAGGGCATTATACATGCACAGTCACACTTGTGGCAAATAGAAGCCAGTCCACATCCGCACATGATTTTGGGAGATAAGAGGAAACCAGATAACCTAAGAGAGAACACAGAGAACATGAGAAACTTCACTTTGGGAAACTCCGCTGAGTTTGCACTCCGTATTCTGCATTGTGTTTCATATGACAAAATGATGTAGAgtattaataaaagtttttttttctgttcttgagATTAAACAGCTATTACTGATCATTTCAGGTTTGAGCCTTTTGGATGGTAAAGATGACATATTGGAGGACTGGAGAAACAAGTTTctaaacacatacacagtaaGTCTGGTACAAGTATTTAAATGAGTGTAAGATTTAAACTCTAAACATGGACATTTTGAAATTCATGATgcttaaaactttatttttataatttcttgCAGACAGGACTCATGTTTTGGCCATTTGCACAGGTAGAGTTTAATCttaatcattattaattaaaaaaaagaagaagatatatatttgcacacacagaaaataataaatgctcTTATTTCCAGTGCCTGAACTTTGCCCTGGTGCCCTTGTATCTGCGAACTACCTTCACTGGCTGCTGTGCTTTTGTCTGGGCTACGTTTCTCTGCTTCTCTCGTCAGCGAGGAGATGGGACCCTGAAGGCAGCTCTAAACTGGATACACCAACTGAAGAGTGAGGTGAAGGTTCAGAAATCCAGTGAGAGCAAATGATTCTGTGAACAACCATAGCAAGAAATGCTTTTCACCCTCATTCCGTATATGGTCACAGATACAAAGAAGTGTAAAACGTCAACATTGTGATCATTACAAATTCCACACATTTAACCTTCCCAGATGTCAAACATGtcccatgatttgtttattaacatattaaagCTAATAAGGTGAGTGAGAAACTGTTAaggatctttgtttcagttagCTAATAATGGTCTGGCTACACTCTAAGGGCAGATGTCATTTGCTGCACTATCCAATGTCACCCAGAAGCGAGGCAGTTCCCTGGTTCCTCTTGAGGTTTCTTTCTTATGTCattttagggattttttttttcttgccactcttttcctcggcttgctcattacGGAACTGAATCCACATACAGagttttgtaaagctgctttgtaacaATGTCTGTTGTTAAAAGCACTGAGTAAATAATACtggatttatttaagtttattctgACAGAATTGATCATTATTGATATTATAGCTTCTAAACTTCCACTAATACTTGTGTGGCAGCTCTGGAAGTTAAATCTATTGCACAAAGGTCATGCCTTTTTCTCATCTATGATTAAATTTCAATGTTTTATCAGTTTTCTAGTTAATAAATTACATGAGTAATTTCACTGAAAATCTTTTTCTCCTGCccttagcaaaaaaataaaaaaataaataaaattaaatgcctaacataaatagattttttaaatagaaagttAGCAGAGCTAACTTTTTTTGAGTAGCCATCATGgtgaatgtttaatttttctgtatgtgactaataaaagactttttaatggcacatacatatttattattgttagtgTTTACATGCTACATAGTCATTGTATTGTAGGTACATTGAATAAACTTGATTAAAAATTAGCTGTGTCTTTTAAAGAGTTAACTATTCTCTAAAATGGTACAATAGTCATTTGCTTGTATGATTTTCTAAAGGAAACACCAGTTTTTAAgatcaaaatgtttttacaatgtGAGTGtcttttcaaaatgtattatattaccAAGGTATTGTTTAACTTCTCAGATAAGAGAATTACGGTACTACTGATTGTCTGTAAATTCTATTTTGTATTAACTGCAAATTCTAATAAGGATAATGTCtctatagtattattattattattattacacatatattataattttaaggcaaaaaatttaCCACTGTATTCTGGATCAAATACTGTTTGGATACATTTGATGACTATGGAAAATGTGTACTGAGGATTTGTACTGCGTCTACCTCCTAATAAAGAATGAACTGAATAACTGTATTTTTGTCTAAAGTCAAACTGATAAACTTCTGATAAAATCAAGATTTGTAAAGGAGTTGTTTTTAGTTCTAGATACTGTTCATAAGCTTATGAATGT of Clarias gariepinus isolate MV-2021 ecotype Netherlands chromosome 6, CGAR_prim_01v2, whole genome shotgun sequence contains these proteins:
- the bmerb1 gene encoding bMERB domain-containing protein 1 isoform X2, with translation MRNPIRRYPWLTNVTLYSGLYAGGDLMQQYLSNKKDRKIDWRRTRNVAIVAFCFNGNFNFFWMRFLERKLPGSSVSTVLRKLLMDQTISLPLAISAFYTGLSLLDGKDDILEDWRNKFLNTYTTGLMFWPFAQCLNFALVPLYLRTTFTGCCAFVWATFLCFSRQRGDGTLKAALNWIHQLKSEVKVQKSSESK